The following proteins are co-located in the Camelina sativa cultivar DH55 chromosome 12, Cs, whole genome shotgun sequence genome:
- the LOC104734081 gene encoding uncharacterized protein LOC104734081: MGEVCSSKVYRNGMTQTLERMLVHLCLESGEKVRLSAFDDHASSLEKVFSEKDGGTNILLATNLNPKLFGEEDLATTNQFADRLKWKAKADANPISSFHGVSKIEQVSIHDLNQFVATGNPQEVDFLCIATVTDIQTQHGWYFISCAACGTKMLQKSSSLTCNNYKCGSTTAVGDVKYRVELVVDVGITTGVFVAFDKDMVKLIKIQTSTLSSQMTDGELISDSYAPIPQKILDIVGKKFTFQIKLTDFNFTPHHQSFTVSRIYETIEVPPGPTFRQAQTGDNLNLGVTGCANIPTEPNLRSTSSAVDKTSIENTSGSG, translated from the exons ATGGGCGAAGTCTGTTCCAGCAAAGTATATCGGAATGGAATGACACAAACGTTGGAGAGGATGTTAGTCCATCTATGTCTTGAAAG TGGGGAGAAAGTGCGATTAAGTGCCTTTGACGATCATGCGTCGTCATTGGAGAAGGTTTTCAGCGAGAAAGACGGAGGGACTAACATATTGCTAGCTACAAATCTGAACCCAAAGTTGTTTGGAG AGGAAGACTTAGCAACAACTAATCAGTTTGCTGATAG GCTAAAGTGGAAAGCAAAAGCAGACGCTAACCCAATTTCATCATTTCATGGAGTATCGAAGATTGAACAAGTGTCCATTCATGATCTGAATCAGTTTGTTGCAACTGGAAATCCACAG gAGGTAGATTTCCTATGCATCGCAACAGTGACGGACATTCAAACTCAGCATGGGTGGTATTTTATTTCATGTGCTGCTTGTGGGACAAAAATGCTGCAGAAATCGTCGTCTCTAACATGCAATAACTACAAATGTGGCTCAACTACCGCTGTTGGAGATGTGAA ATACCGTGTGGAACTGGTTGTGGACGTCGGCATAACCACCGGCGTTTTCGTAGCCTTTGATAAGGACATGGTGAAGCTAATCAAGATACAGACATCCACACTCTCTTCTCAGATG ACTGACGGCGAATTAATCTCAGACTCTTATGCTCCAATACCTCAAAAAATCTTGGATATTGTTGGAAAGAAATTTACTTTCCAGATTAAGCTGACTGACTTCAATTTCACTCCTCACCATCAGTCATTTACTGTATCACGTATTTATGAGACTATTGAGGTGCCTCCTGGTCCAACCTTCCGTCAG GCACAAACTGGAGATAATCTGAATTTAGGTGTTACTGGGTGTGCTAACATTCCAACTGAGCCAAACTTGAGAAGCACATCCTCTGCAGTAGATAAGACATCAATTGAAAACACCTCTGGTTCTGGATAA